The proteins below are encoded in one region of Streptomyces sp. NBC_00490:
- a CDS encoding DUF3097 domain-containing protein — protein sequence MRQYSADLTPPWKKPKPVPEVAAEPGLVVEEPGTGFCGAVIRCEAGTVTLEDRFGKHRVFPMEPRGFLLEGRVVTLVRPTGQAPLRPTRTASGSVAVPGARARVARAGRIYVEGRHDAELVEKVWGDDLRIEGVVVEYLEGVDDLPSIVEEFAPGPDARLGVLVDHLVPGTKEWRIAQSVTSDHALVVGHPYIDIWEAVKPSSLGIDSWPRVPHGQDWKTGVCRALGWPSENTGAVWQAILKRVNSYKDLEPELLGRVEELIDFVTA from the coding sequence ATGCGCCAGTACTCCGCCGACCTGACTCCTCCCTGGAAGAAGCCGAAGCCCGTCCCCGAGGTCGCGGCGGAGCCCGGCCTGGTGGTCGAGGAACCCGGCACCGGTTTCTGCGGTGCGGTGATCCGCTGCGAGGCGGGCACGGTGACCCTGGAGGACCGCTTCGGCAAGCACCGGGTGTTCCCGATGGAGCCGAGGGGCTTCCTGCTGGAGGGCCGGGTGGTGACGCTCGTACGTCCCACCGGTCAGGCGCCGCTACGTCCCACCCGTACGGCATCCGGCTCGGTGGCCGTCCCCGGCGCCCGCGCCCGCGTGGCCCGCGCCGGCCGGATCTACGTCGAGGGCCGGCACGACGCGGAACTGGTGGAGAAGGTCTGGGGCGACGACCTGCGCATCGAGGGCGTGGTCGTGGAGTACCTGGAGGGCGTCGACGACCTCCCGTCGATCGTCGAGGAGTTCGCGCCGGGCCCGGACGCCCGGCTGGGCGTCCTGGTGGACCACTTGGTACCGGGCACGAAGGAGTGGCGCATCGCACAGTCGGTGACCAGCGACCACGCCCTCGTCGTCGGCCACCCGTACATCGACATCTGGGAGGCGGTGAAGCCGTCGTCCCTGGGCATCGATTCCTGGCCACGCGTCCCCCACGGCCAGGACTGGAAGACGGGCGTATGCCGAGCCCTGGGCTGGCCCTCGGAGAACACGGGCGCGGTGTGGCAGGCGATCCTGAAGCGAGTGAACTCGTACAAGGACCTGGAGCCGGAGCTCTTGGGCCGAGTAGAGGAACTGATCGACTTCGTCACGGCGTAA